In Synechococcus sp. RS9909, one genomic interval encodes:
- a CDS encoding DUF3181 family protein has product MSLDAADLRELTSSLSDRLYLQIANWHLYLGDAGLAEALAIECSARLDQGAAVAARQALEAVQVPLAGGSTRLPLARLIPAVQLRDLEEILEEHCR; this is encoded by the coding sequence ATGAGCCTCGATGCCGCCGATCTGCGCGAGCTGACCAGCAGCCTCAGCGATCGGCTGTATCTACAAATCGCCAACTGGCATCTCTATCTGGGTGACGCCGGTTTGGCGGAAGCCCTGGCGATTGAATGCAGTGCCCGCCTCGACCAGGGAGCGGCCGTTGCCGCCCGCCAGGCCCTCGAGGCGGTGCAGGTTCCCCTGGCCGGTGGAAGCACGCGGCTGCCCCTGGCACGACTGATTCCGGCTGTGCAGCTTCGTGATCTCGAGGAGATCCTCGAGGAGCACTGC
- the glyA gene encoding serine hydroxymethyltransferase — MSQRLSSAINAALVDADPAISGLIGKERERQETHLELIASENFASRAVMEAQGSVLTNKYAEGLPHKRYYGGCEHVDAIEELAITRAKELFGAAWANVQPHSGAQANFAVFLALLKPGDTIMGLDLSHGGHLTHGSPVNVSGKWFNVVQYGVDRDTQRLDMEAIRQLALQHRPKLIVCGYSAYPRTIDFQAFRAIADEVGAYLMADMAHIAGLVAAGVHPSPVPVCDVVTTTTHKTLRGPRGGLILCRDADFARQFDKAVFPGTQGGPLEHVIAAKAVAFGEALQPSFKTYAQQVVANAQALASRLQERGIAVVSGGTDNHVVLLDLRSIGMTGKVADLLVSDVHITANKNTVPFDPESPFVTSGLRLGTAALTTRGFDQGAFQIVADVIADRLLHPEDDAMQARCLERVRDLCQRFPLYDSSPVEPALA; from the coding sequence ATGTCTCAGCGCCTTTCCTCTGCGATCAATGCCGCCCTGGTGGATGCCGACCCCGCCATCTCCGGTCTGATCGGCAAGGAGCGGGAGCGTCAGGAGACCCATCTGGAGCTGATCGCCTCGGAGAATTTCGCCTCCAGGGCTGTGATGGAAGCCCAGGGATCAGTGCTCACCAACAAATATGCGGAGGGCCTCCCCCACAAGCGCTACTACGGCGGTTGTGAGCACGTGGATGCGATCGAAGAGCTGGCGATCACTCGCGCCAAAGAGCTCTTCGGTGCCGCCTGGGCCAATGTGCAGCCCCACAGCGGCGCCCAGGCCAACTTCGCCGTGTTCCTGGCCCTGCTCAAGCCCGGTGACACGATCATGGGCCTCGACCTCAGCCATGGCGGCCACCTCACCCATGGATCGCCGGTGAATGTCAGCGGCAAATGGTTCAACGTGGTGCAGTACGGGGTTGATCGCGACACCCAGCGCCTCGACATGGAGGCGATCCGCCAGCTGGCGCTGCAGCATCGGCCGAAGCTGATCGTGTGCGGTTATTCCGCTTATCCGCGCACCATCGATTTCCAGGCTTTCCGCGCCATCGCTGATGAGGTGGGTGCCTATCTGATGGCCGACATGGCCCACATCGCCGGTCTTGTGGCGGCTGGTGTGCATCCCAGCCCTGTGCCGGTCTGTGATGTGGTGACCACCACCACCCACAAGACGCTGCGCGGACCGCGCGGGGGTCTGATTCTCTGCCGCGATGCCGACTTCGCCCGCCAGTTCGACAAGGCGGTGTTCCCCGGCACGCAGGGCGGCCCCCTCGAGCATGTGATCGCCGCCAAAGCCGTGGCCTTCGGAGAAGCGTTGCAGCCCAGCTTCAAGACCTATGCCCAGCAGGTGGTGGCGAACGCCCAGGCTCTGGCGTCCCGGCTGCAGGAGCGGGGGATCGCCGTGGTGAGTGGTGGCACCGACAACCATGTGGTGCTGCTCGATCTGCGCAGCATCGGCATGACCGGCAAGGTCGCCGACCTCTTGGTGAGTGATGTGCACATCACGGCCAACAAGAACACGGTTCCCTTCGACCCGGAGTCGCCGTTCGTGACCAGTGGTCTGCGTCTTGGCACGGCGGCTCTCACCACCCGTGGTTTCGATCAGGGCGCCTTCCAGATCGTGGCTGATGTGATCGCCGATCGTCTGCTCCATCCCGAAGACGACGCCATGCAGGCCCGTTGCCTCGAACGCGTGCGTGATCTCTGCCAGCGCTTCCCCCTCTACGACTCTTCCCCCGTGGAACCGGCGCTTGCCTGA